The following proteins come from a genomic window of Rhodoligotrophos sp. CJ14:
- a CDS encoding glycoside hydrolase family 19 protein, producing the protein MTINRETFFAYVRRAPFGGRLTQQQVDGLNAILGAWQAWPDNKDPRHLAYILATVHHETGGMFAPVREGFARTDAAARKIVAKRAYGKPQANGQVYYGRGFVQLTWLDNYKRMGELLGLDLVGKPDLALELDISTKILLEGMARGLFTGKKLADYFNASMDDPIGARRIVNGTDKAKLIAGYHRNFLDAIAAAEQAAGVVVPPPVDVSPTAAAPDGRPLVKDATLWTGLTSAAGGVLTGILGALDNPWALAGFAIVVMALVILIMKRKDLRYRFGA; encoded by the coding sequence ATGACCATCAACCGCGAGACATTCTTCGCCTATGTGCGCCGGGCACCGTTCGGCGGCAGGCTGACCCAGCAGCAGGTGGACGGGCTCAATGCCATCCTCGGCGCTTGGCAGGCCTGGCCCGACAATAAGGACCCGCGCCATCTCGCCTATATCCTGGCCACGGTGCATCACGAAACCGGCGGCATGTTCGCTCCCGTGCGCGAGGGCTTTGCCAGAACCGATGCGGCGGCCCGCAAGATCGTGGCAAAGCGCGCCTATGGCAAGCCGCAAGCCAATGGCCAGGTCTATTACGGCCGCGGCTTCGTCCAGCTCACCTGGCTCGACAATTACAAGCGCATGGGCGAGCTGCTTGGGCTCGATCTGGTCGGCAAGCCCGATCTCGCCTTGGAGCTCGATATCTCGACGAAGATCCTCCTCGAGGGCATGGCACGGGGCCTGTTCACCGGCAAGAAGCTGGCGGACTATTTCAATGCCTCGATGGATGATCCGATCGGTGCCCGCCGCATCGTCAACGGCACCGATAAGGCCAAGCTGATTGCGGGTTATCACCGGAATTTTCTTGATGCGATCGCGGCGGCGGAGCAGGCAGCTGGCGTGGTCGTGCCCCCGCCCGTCGATGTGAGCCCGACAGCCGCCGCACCTGACGGGCGGCCGCTGGTGAAGGACGCCACCCTCTGGACGGGCCTCACCTCGGCCGCGGGCGGCGTGCTCACCGGCATTCTCGGCGCGCTCGATAATCCCTGGGCGCTGGCGGGTTTTGCCATCGTGGTGATGGCGCTGGTGATCCTCATCATGAAGCGCAAGGATCTGCGCTATCGCTTTGGAGCCTGA